In Thermostichus vulcanus str. 'Rupite', the sequence GAAACTGCTCCCAGCCAAAGGGAAGCCACTGCTCCGGCAGCCCGGCCAAGTGAGGAACAAGATCGGTACTGTGGCGAAAGGTTTGTCTGAGCTTTTCTAGGTGCTGCACCCGTTGTTGGCGTGCCTCTTTGTAGTTCAATATCGGAGGAAGATATCCGGGTGGGGATCCCAGTTGCTCTGGGGGGATAGACCGCAGTTCCGGTAGCCAGCGCTTGATAAAGGATCCCTCGGGATCGCAGCGATCCACAGCCGCTTGGCCGGGGTTTTGACACTCCCACGGCTAAAGCGCGTGGGATTCTTGGTTCAGCGAGCCGACTTGTCTGGAGCAGTTGCCTGATTCAGATAGCGGTCGTTCTCTCCCCAAGCGTGAATTCCGGTATGCCCTACCGTACTCAGTCCTTTTCTCAAAATGTTGATGGCAGCGTTATGATCCCGGTCTTGAATGTGCCCACAGTGCCCACAAACATGAGTGCGAGTCGAGAGCGACTTTTTGACTGTCTCACCGCAGTTCGAGCAATTCTGGCTGGTGTAGTGGGGTGAAACAGCGACCGTTGCTACCCCAAACACTTTGCCAAAATACTCTATCCATCTTCTGAACTCACCCCAGGCGGCATCGCTGATGGATTTAGCCAAGTGGCGATTTTTAACCATATTGCGAATCTGCAAGTCTTCAAACGCCACGAAGTCGCTAGACTTCACCACGTACCTTGCCGTTTTTACAGCAAAGTCTCTACGCTGGCGTTGTACCTTCAGATGCGCTTTACCCAACCGTTTAACAGCTTTCCTCCGATTATTGGAACCTTTAGGCTTTTTGCTGACCCTGCGCTGCATCCGCTTGAGCCGATTCTCTGCCTTGCGCAAATGGCGTGGATTCTCAACGGTATTGCCGTCAGAATCACTCAAGAAGTAGTTCAACCCTACATCCAGCCCGACTGTTCGTTTAGTTAGTTCCTGCCGCTCGCTGCGCTCTACGTCCAGCACAAACTGCACATAGTAGCCATCAGAGCGGCGCACTACTCTAACCCGGCTGATTTGCTCAACCTGATAAAAGTTGAGGTCACGAGTCCCTTTGAGCTTGAAGCTACCGGCCTTGAACCCGTCTGTGAAGTTGATTCGCTTGCGGTCAGCAGAGAGCTTCCAACCCGTAGCTTTGTACTCAACACTGGCACGAGTCTGGTACTTCTTGAATTTTGGGTAGCCCTTCTTGCCGGGAACCTGTTTCTTGCAGTGATCAAAGAATCGAGCAATAGCAGACCAAGCCCGTTCAGCGTGAGCCTGACGAGCTTGGGAATTGAGCCGTTTAGCCCAAGGGAAATCGGGATTGTCTGCCAGCACTTTGCAGTATTTGTACAGGTCGTTGCGCGTGACCCCCCGGTTATCCATCCAGTAGCGAAGACAAGAATTGCGGATGAAGTTGGCAGTCCGAATGGCCTCATCCAAAGCCTCGAACTGTGCAACTTTGCCCTTCAATTTTGCCTCCAGTACCAGCATTCTTACTCCAGACTGCTCAGCTTAATTTGTTCTAGTATGGCAGTACATTTTATTGAGCAGCAAGGATTGTATTGTTCGCCTACGGCTCACATCGCTTATATCCCAGGGCTAAAGCACCTGGGCTTTACGCTCAATTCTGTAAATGCGTGTCCAGGGTTTATCCACACAATGAGTTACCCCCGCTTGCATCGCCCACTGATAATGGTCAATCGGGCAATCCCCATCGATGAGGTGACGCATAAAATGCAGGGCGCCGTAGCGCCAATCCATGCCCAACAGGTTGCTCAAAAAGCTGGCATAAATCGCCCGAACTCGGAAATTAAGGGAGCGATACCCGCCTGTAGTCAGCAGACACCGTGCTGCCGCATCCACGATCGGGAAACCGGTTCGCCCCTCCTGCCAAGCGCGGTATAACTCCGGATCGAAGTTCCAACCTTGTTGGTCAAAAACGCTGTATAGAGAGCTCAATTCCAACTGAGGCAGATAACGAAACCGTTGTGTAAAGCCGGATCCCCAGCGCAATCGTGAGATCAACTGCTTAGCACTCCGCCGTTTCCGCTCATCTGGCTCACCTTGCACGGCCTGCTGCACCGTTTGCACACATTCCCGCACCGAGATCACCCCAAATTTGAGGTAGGGGCTTAAGCCGGTGGTCACTTCTGCACTGGGGTAGGAGAGTTGCCAATAGTAGCGCTGGGCCTTGTGGCGCAAAAACAGGTTCAGGGTTTGTCGGGCTGCTGCGGTGCTTCCAGCAGGGATCCGCTTCTCGTCGGGGGTTAATCCCAACTCAGCCAGGCTGGGTATGGGTTCTGAGGATATCTCTTCCGGTACCGCGACCTGGATAGGGGTTGGGATCAGGGGATCCGCCATTTGCTCAAACCAGAGCTGGCGATAGCGGGGATAAGAGACAAACTCCGGTACGCTACCGACAGGATCAAACCAACGTATTTTGATTCCGGCTGAGGCGAGGATGCGGTTCAAACGGGCATCTCGGGCTCGACCATAAATGCGCTCACAGTCGCTGTAGGCGTAGATCCCTTCCGCTTGGCTGCTGTGAACCAGTTGCGGCAGGATTTCCAGGGGATCCCCCCGTCGTACAATCAGCCGTCCGCCCCGTTGCCGCAGTTCCCGATCCAAGGCTCCCAGACAACCGAGCATGAAGGCCACCCGCGCAACTCCCGTTTCGGGGTGATGGAGCAAAGCCGGATCTAGTACAAACACTGGGATCACCTGCCCACGCCGTGCCGCTCGCTCCAAAGGGGCATGATCTGATAGGCGCAGATCCCGCCGAAACCAAACAAGGGTGCGATTCATGGACTTGGCTCCAACGGGATCCCGTTCCACCTACCCATGGCTCAATTGCCCGGCTTACTGGATACTCAGTTGCTTCACAAAGCTTAACCAATTCCTGGCCCAACTGCACCTCACAGAAATCCAGATCGGCGCATGGAATATTCCAACTGATGCAGGCTGTACTCCTGGGCCAACCTTGCCTGTTCCAACTCAATGCGGTGAGCTAAGGCTAAGGTTTCCTGTTCTGGATCCGTGAGGTTTTGATCCGCTGCACCCTCAACGGCCTCTCTTTCGCTGCGGGGCCAACTGTGGCGCAGAGCTTCTTCCAGGCGGATGTAGTAGTGGGTTAGCAACACGATCTCACCTCCTTTGTGTTACAAGTATACTACATAAATAATACATGCCTGTCAATTGCATTTCCTGCTGGGGTTAAACCGGCTCTGGGGGTTGCCGGATCCGCTCCTGCTCTTGCCAAAGGCGCAACAGTAACGCTTCCACTGACGGCTCCTGTTGAGTGACCAAGGTGCCTGTATCCACCTCCGAGTTGGCGGCCAACCAAAAGCCGGTCAATTCCACCTCCAGCCACTCCTCATCACAAGGGATCCAATCCAGATCGGCGGGCAGTTGGGAGGCACAGTCCAGGGGCAGCAGCAGGGTGCCAATGGCGATTTCTTGCCAAAGGGTTTCCCCAACACAGGCCGCCAACTGATGCTGTTGGTGCAGCCAATCTTCTTGAGACTGGGTCACCCGTTCCACATACACTCCGGTTTCGCCATAGATGAGTTTCAACATGGGATGAAGCCCCTAGAAGGATGATTTGAGCAATTGTGTGGTCCTGGATTAAGGGATGAAGAGACAACCCACCGAGCATGAAGGCACTAAAAAACCCCGCCTCTGGAGTTCGAAGCGGGGTCGGGGAAAGGAAGTTTTCCTTAGTGAGGCACAGCTAGCCTGGCCCTATACCGACGGCTTCGGTGGTGATGGAAAATGCCATAGCAGGTTCTGGAGAAGCTCCCTTGCTGGATAGGTTCTAAGACAGTGGAGATCAGGGCATTGAGGAATAGGAATCCTGTGGAACGACGGCGAATGCCGGCCAGTGGGGCAGCCATGGATCCCTGAGCAGCCTGGGGCTGGGCAAAAATGAAGAGATCACCCCGATGAACCCAAGCGCAACTGGCCCACAACGAATCCGCCAGCCAACCCAAGGGGCGGCCAGAAGGCATCAGCGGTAGGACAGTGGGACGAAACATGGCTTTGGCTCTGATCCGAAAAGGTTTCAACACAAGGGGAACGCCTCCACGACCTAGAGGATCCCTAACTGGCTAACATACTACACTGATGCTACAGGGATGTCTAGTCTCTTTTGAGCGTTTTCTGGGTCATTTTTGCTATTGGGATCGGATCCGAGTCGCGGCTTGGGCGGGACTCATCTCGCCAAGAGACTTTTCCTTCAATAGCTTGTTCCCAATCTCTGCCGTTAAAGGTGGGGAACTGGTAGTTTTCCAGGGGGATCCCATCCAGGCAGCGTACATTCACATCGATCTTGTCGGGATCCGAGCGGGGAATATAGAACGGGTGCATGCCACACACTCGGCAGAAGTGGTGCTTGGCGACGTGAGTGTTAAAGCTATAGGTCGCCAATTCGGTTTGGCCGGAAAGAAGCTGAAACGCCTCCGGGGGCACGATCAAGTGAATGAAACCCTTCTTGGTGCAAATGGAGCAGTTGCAGAGGGTGGCGGTGTCGAGATCCCCTTCCACAACAAATCGAATCTGCCCACAGTGGCAACTTCCTTCGTAGCGCTGCTTAGCCATCGTTGTTTTGGGTGTGGGTTGGGATCCCTGGGGAATGCTCGATTGGGGATCCCCATGAAAAGTTTACTCTTCTGATGGCTCTTCCGAGAGAGAAGCGGTTTCTGCTGCCTCCTTGGCTAGCTCATCCACCGTGAAGTAGCGATGAAACTTATCCGTCACTCGTAACCACTGCGAGCGGCTGCCCTCCTTGCGATAGCGGGTAACAAAGCCTTTTTCCACCAACTCAGCCACGTGCTGATAGGCGCTTTGCCCGCGCAATTCCACCAATTCCGCTTGCGAGAGTGGCCCCCGCAGAATGATCGTTGCCAAGGTACGGGTGGCCCCAACGCCGATTTCGGGGGGCAACAGCTGATTGGCCAGTTCCAGAAAGGGTTCCCGCAGTTGCAGGGCAAACCCTTCCCCCACCTGCAACACCTCCAGAGCCGAATCGCGGTGGGTATAGTCTTCCATCAGCTCCAGCAGCGCATCGTAGGCATCCTCGCGGCTACAGTGGGCCAACTGGGCCAAAGCTGACAACTCCAAAGGCTGCCCCTTCAGGTAGAGAATCGCCTCGATCTGATTTTTGAGCGCAAAGGAACGTTCCAGAGAGGGATCCCTCTCCTGCAAGTCCAGCAAGGGATCCGAAACCGACCGAGAACGACGAGGGGCCATATTGATCCGGGATCCGCTCAACTTGCCTGGTAGCATAGCAGCTGTTTTGGGCTGAGGGATCCCCTGCTGATCTTGAACCCAACTGGGTG encodes:
- a CDS encoding RNA-guided endonuclease InsQ/TnpB family protein, which codes for MLVLEAKLKGKVAQFEALDEAIRTANFIRNSCLRYWMDNRGVTRNDLYKYCKVLADNPDFPWAKRLNSQARQAHAERAWSAIARFFDHCKKQVPGKKGYPKFKKYQTRASVEYKATGWKLSADRKRINFTDGFKAGSFKLKGTRDLNFYQVEQISRVRVVRRSDGYYVQFVLDVERSERQELTKRTVGLDVGLNYFLSDSDGNTVENPRHLRKAENRLKRMQRRVSKKPKGSNNRRKAVKRLGKAHLKVQRQRRDFAVKTARYVVKSSDFVAFEDLQIRNMVKNRHLAKSISDAAWGEFRRWIEYFGKVFGVATVAVSPHYTSQNCSNCGETVKKSLSTRTHVCGHCGHIQDRDHNAAINILRKGLSTVGHTGIHAWGENDRYLNQATAPDKSAR
- a CDS encoding FAD-binding domain-containing protein, translated to MDRCDPEGSFIKRWLPELRSIPPEQLGSPPGYLPPILNYKEARQQRVQHLEKLRQTFRHSTDLVPHLAGLPEQWLPFGWEQFPSEIHWALQPERDLFPAPLDLQALDTEERQALRTWFVAHLEISPRSRQKASPKPKTNSSLQLSLLEL
- a CDS encoding alr0857 family protein, producing MLKLIYGETGVYVERVTQSQEDWLHQQHQLAACVGETLWQEIAIGTLLLPLDCASQLPADLDWIPCDEEWLEVELTGFWLAANSEVDTGTLVTQQEPSVEALLLRLWQEQERIRQPPEPV
- a CDS encoding deoxyribodipyrimidine photo-lyase; protein product: MNRTLVWFRRDLRLSDHAPLERAARRGQVIPVFVLDPALLHHPETGVARVAFMLGCLGALDRELRQRGGRLIVRRGDPLEILPQLVHSSQAEGIYAYSDCERIYGRARDARLNRILASAGIKIRWFDPVGSVPEFVSYPRYRQLWFEQMADPLIPTPIQVAVPEEISSEPIPSLAELGLTPDEKRIPAGSTAAARQTLNLFLRHKAQRYYWQLSYPSAEVTTGLSPYLKFGVISVRECVQTVQQAVQGEPDERKRRSAKQLISRLRWGSGFTQRFRYLPQLELSSLYSVFDQQGWNFDPELYRAWQEGRTGFPIVDAAARCLLTTGGYRSLNFRVRAIYASFLSNLLGMDWRYGALHFMRHLIDGDCPIDHYQWAMQAGVTHCVDKPWTRIYRIERKAQVL
- the scpB gene encoding SMC-Scp complex subunit ScpB translates to MAPRRSRSVSDPLLDLQERDPSLERSFALKNQIEAILYLKGQPLELSALAQLAHCSREDAYDALLELMEDYTHRDSALEVLQVGEGFALQLREPFLELANQLLPPEIGVGATRTLATIILRGPLSQAELVELRGQSAYQHVAELVEKGFVTRYRKEGSRSQWLRVTDKFHRYFTVDELAKEAAETASLSEEPSEE